A stretch of the Bacteroidales bacterium genome encodes the following:
- a CDS encoding M20 family metallo-hydrolase, translating into MTGKTENLMSQQAVELLMRLIATPSLSREEEQTATIIESFLLGQGCQTFRKGNNIWVHSTIDRNLPVILLNSHHDTVKPSSSWTKDPFAPVIEDGKLYGLGSNDAGASLVSLMMTFLHYHRQKDRRFNLIYAATAEEEITGKNGIALILDDLGPLDLAIVGEPTQMQMAVAEKGLMVLDCETHGKTGHAAREEGINAIYLALDDIAWFRHFTFPKTSGLLGNVKMTVSVIQAGYQHNIVPDNCQYVVDVRTNEHYRNEEALDIIRKHVKNSIITPRSTHINSSSIPLEHPIVRKGLSLGLQPFGSPTTSDQARIPYTSVKIGPGNSARSHTADEFIFLDEIGHGIDIYIKLLDNFSFN; encoded by the coding sequence ATGACCGGAAAAACCGAAAACCTGATGTCTCAACAGGCAGTTGAACTTCTGATGCGTTTGATCGCCACTCCTTCCCTAAGCAGGGAAGAAGAACAGACGGCAACCATCATCGAATCGTTTCTGCTTGGACAGGGATGCCAGACATTTCGTAAAGGAAACAATATCTGGGTGCATTCAACCATAGATAGGAACTTACCTGTTATCCTGCTCAATTCGCATCATGACACGGTGAAACCATCTTCCTCATGGACAAAAGATCCTTTTGCGCCTGTTATTGAAGATGGAAAACTTTATGGGCTCGGTAGTAATGATGCCGGGGCTTCTTTGGTCAGCCTGATGATGACTTTCCTTCATTATCACCGGCAAAAAGACCGTAGGTTCAACCTGATCTATGCGGCTACAGCCGAAGAGGAGATCACCGGCAAAAACGGGATCGCACTGATCCTGGATGACCTGGGACCTCTTGACCTGGCCATTGTCGGGGAACCGACACAAATGCAGATGGCTGTGGCTGAAAAAGGCCTGATGGTGCTTGATTGTGAAACACACGGAAAAACCGGGCATGCTGCGCGGGAAGAAGGGATCAATGCTATTTACCTGGCGTTGGATGATATCGCATGGTTTCGTCACTTCACATTTCCCAAAACATCCGGCTTGCTGGGAAATGTAAAAATGACCGTATCGGTGATACAGGCCGGTTACCAGCACAATATTGTCCCGGATAATTGCCAGTATGTGGTTGATGTCCGGACAAACGAGCATTACCGGAATGAAGAGGCATTGGACATCATCCGTAAACATGTAAAAAACAGCATTATCACACCAAGGTCTACCCACATCAACTCCTCTTCTATTCCCCTGGAACACCCGATCGTCAGGAAGGGACTTTCTTTGGGCTTACAGCCTTTCGGATCACCAACGACATCCGACCAGGCCCGGATCCCTTATACGTCCGTCAAGATCGGTCCGGGAAATTCAGCCCG
- a CDS encoding N-acetylornithine carbamoyltransferase produces the protein MKHFTSVHDVSNLDKLIKKAFEIKADPFKYETAGRHKTMVLLFFNSSLRTRLSTQKAAQNLGINTMVLNINEDGWKIETEFGVVMNGDKAEHIKEAAAVIGRYCDIIGVRSFPGLKDREADYSEQVINQFIQYAGVPVVSMESATRHPLQSFADIITIEQYKKKERPKVLLAWAPHCRALPQSVPNSFAEWAVAAGYEVIITHPEGYELDPSFTKGATIEYDRKKAYAGADFVYAKNWSSYHNYGKILNEDLAWTVNSENMALTDHAKFMHCLPVRRNLVVSDAVIDGPDSIVIEEAANRVVSAQTVLWEILNNL, from the coding sequence ATGAAACACTTCACATCGGTACATGATGTTTCGAATCTGGACAAACTGATCAAAAAGGCGTTTGAGATAAAGGCCGACCCTTTTAAGTACGAAACTGCCGGACGGCACAAAACAATGGTACTGTTGTTTTTCAACTCGAGCCTCCGTACACGTTTAAGCACCCAAAAAGCAGCCCAAAACCTGGGAATAAATACTATGGTACTGAACATCAATGAAGATGGATGGAAAATCGAGACGGAGTTCGGAGTGGTCATGAATGGGGATAAGGCAGAACACATCAAGGAAGCTGCTGCCGTGATCGGACGTTACTGCGACATTATCGGGGTCCGGTCTTTTCCGGGACTGAAAGATCGCGAAGCCGACTATTCCGAGCAGGTCATTAACCAGTTCATACAATATGCCGGTGTGCCTGTCGTCAGTATGGAATCGGCAACAAGACACCCGTTGCAGTCCTTTGCCGACATCATTACCATTGAACAATACAAAAAAAAGGAGCGTCCCAAAGTATTGCTTGCCTGGGCCCCTCATTGCAGGGCGCTACCTCAATCCGTTCCTAATTCTTTTGCGGAATGGGCCGTTGCTGCCGGATACGAGGTGATCATCACTCATCCTGAGGGCTATGAGCTGGATCCTTCTTTCACCAAAGGCGCCACGATCGAATATGACCGCAAAAAAGCGTATGCCGGAGCCGATTTTGTTTATGCCAAAAACTGGTCTTCCTACCATAATTACGGAAAGATCCTCAATGAAGACCTGGCGTGGACGGTCAATAGCGAAAATATGGCCTTGACCGATCATGCGAAATTCATGCACTGCCTGCCTGTCCGTCGTAACCTGGTAGTTTCGGATGCTGTTATAGACGGACCTGATTCGATAGTCATCGAAGAAGCTGCGAACAGGGTGGTTTCGGCACAGACAGTTCTCTGGGAAATATTAAATAACCTATGA